In Candidatus Desulfofervidus auxilii, one genomic interval encodes:
- a CDS encoding molybdopterin biosynthesis protein — MLEKTDQVTEDIGQVMPNRRIYLKMKSLKEAQSIFFSAFNFTNFLKTEVISTTESLNRVTAKPIFARFSSPNFHCAAMDGYAVNAELTFGVTLDQPKELTIGKEVFAINTGYPLPDNTNAVIMIENVVEKEGKIEINKAVYPWQNVRKVGEDIVATELILPPNHRITPYDIGALLEGGIFEVEVKEKPKVIIIPTGNEVVPIEIAQDRGIEKGQVIESNSWMLSSLLNTTNAICEKWPVVPDEFRQLKTTIQKAVESDAHLVIILAGSSAGSKDYTVLALEELGEVLVHGVTIMPGKPTILAKVNNKPVIGNPGYPVSSVISFEQFVLPILSQMQGFVYEERPKLKVFLSCPVPSKLGIEEFLRVKLGQVGKNIVATPMPRTAGSITTLTKAHGIIRIPAQREGIEEDEQVEAELLVPQAEIFNTIVIIGSHDLTIDLLTSELKKIDPFLNISSSNVGSLSGLMAIKKGRAHLAGTHLFDPETGIYNLTYIDRYLPEIPVKVVNLVIRHQGLIVPKGNPKKIKSIEDLTRSDVLFVNRQRGAGTRILLDYKLKQLNINSSQIKGYDCEEISHMAVAVDVLSGRADVGLGIYAAAKALNLDFIPIAVEEYDLVVPETLWETKKIQTILQLINSHKFKQAVEKMGGYETSKTGMVKR, encoded by the coding sequence GTGTTAGAAAAAACAGATCAAGTGACTGAGGATATTGGACAGGTTATGCCTAATCGTCGAATTTATCTCAAAATGAAATCACTAAAAGAAGCACAAAGTATATTTTTTTCGGCTTTTAATTTTACAAATTTTTTGAAAACAGAAGTTATTTCTACTACTGAGTCTTTAAATCGGGTGACAGCTAAACCTATTTTTGCTAGGTTTTCCTCCCCTAATTTTCACTGTGCAGCCATGGATGGTTATGCAGTAAACGCAGAATTGACTTTTGGAGTAACTTTAGACCAGCCAAAGGAACTCACTATTGGAAAGGAGGTATTTGCCATAAATACTGGCTATCCTTTGCCTGATAATACCAATGCTGTAATTATGATAGAGAATGTAGTAGAAAAGGAAGGTAAAATAGAGATTAATAAAGCCGTTTATCCGTGGCAAAATGTGCGAAAAGTAGGTGAAGATATTGTGGCCACGGAATTGATCTTGCCACCCAATCATCGCATCACACCCTATGATATTGGTGCACTTTTAGAAGGTGGCATCTTTGAGGTTGAAGTGAAGGAAAAACCAAAAGTTATTATCATTCCTACCGGCAATGAGGTTGTCCCTATTGAAATAGCTCAAGATAGAGGGATTGAGAAGGGTCAGGTGATAGAATCCAATTCATGGATGCTTAGCTCTCTATTAAACACTACCAATGCCATTTGTGAAAAATGGCCAGTAGTGCCAGATGAGTTTAGACAATTAAAAACCACCATTCAGAAGGCAGTGGAATCTGATGCCCATTTGGTAATTATTCTTGCGGGTTCATCTGCTGGGAGTAAAGATTATACAGTCTTGGCTCTAGAAGAATTGGGCGAAGTTTTAGTCCATGGTGTAACTATTATGCCTGGTAAGCCTACCATTTTAGCAAAGGTAAATAACAAGCCTGTTATTGGTAATCCGGGTTATCCTGTATCATCAGTAATATCCTTTGAACAGTTTGTCCTTCCTATCCTTTCTCAGATGCAGGGTTTTGTCTATGAAGAAAGACCAAAACTAAAGGTCTTTTTGTCCTGCCCTGTTCCATCAAAGTTAGGTATAGAAGAGTTTCTCAGGGTCAAATTGGGACAAGTGGGGAAAAATATTGTTGCTACACCTATGCCCCGAACTGCTGGTTCTATAACCACATTGACCAAGGCACATGGAATAATTCGTATTCCTGCCCAAAGGGAAGGTATTGAGGAAGATGAACAGGTGGAGGCAGAACTCCTTGTTCCTCAGGCAGAAATTTTTAATACCATTGTTATCATTGGCAGTCATGATTTAACCATAGATTTGTTGACTTCAGAGTTGAAAAAAATAGACCCGTTTCTGAATATTTCTTCCAGTAATGTGGGTAGTTTGAGTGGATTAATGGCTATCAAAAAGGGTAGGGCACATCTAGCCGGAACTCACCTTTTTGACCCTGAGACAGGTATCTATAATCTCACTTATATTGATAGATATTTACCAGAAATACCTGTAAAGGTAGTAAATTTGGTTATTCGTCATCAAGGTCTAATTGTTCCTAAAGGTAACCCCAAAAAAATAAAGAGTATTGAGGATTTAACCCGTTCAGATGTCCTTTTTGTTAATCGGCAAAGAGGGGCAGGCACCAGGATTTTACTTGATTATAAATTAAAACAACTTAATATTAACTCTTCTCAAATTAAGGGCTATGACTGCGAAGAAATTTCACATATGGCGGTGGCGGTGGATGTATTAAGTGGCAGAGCAGATGTGGGTTTGGGAATTTATGCTGCTGCTAAGGCGCTGAATTTAGATTTTATTCCCATAGCTGTAGAAGAATATGATCTGGTAGTTCCTGAAACCCTTTGGGAAACAAAAAAGATTCAAACCATTTTACAATTAATTAATTCCCATAAATTTAAACAAGCAGTTGAGAAAATGGGTGGATATGAAACTAGTAAAACAGGTATGGTAAAACGATAA
- the smc gene encoding chromosome segregation protein SMC: protein MLEEHKPCAFLKTFKLKGFKSFARLTTLHFSPGISVIVGPNGCGKSNLVDALKWVLGEQSFKSLRSKSSEDLIFSGSEKAPPLNMAEVSVVLEQHNASEIMLTRCVFRSGENRYLLNKKHCRLKDIKDVLLNMGFGLKNYAIVDQGQIAYLLEISPLEKRRLLEEAAGVTKYREKKEETLHKIQETKQNLLRIEDILGEVEKQVKKLSTQSKKAKKYLELKKNLEKVHLSLLLKSYQIKTDNICEKQKQIEVWKRERKEIEREYKLLLKQAETLRTSISTGEQTLGKYEQSYWEIKNEINQIKSVLISLDRQKDILNQQKQTIRKREADLHLAINQIKESCKEIEAETATLANKIEKTEVLINTINNEIAHLDQENSKKMPGLRSKSKILERNKAEMIKFKAEIEHLLGRRDSLIQEKQRVEKRQMQLENDQKQCLKELEEIEHKLGVLKNKIIDIKQVQEQVAQRCQKIRQKKYQWQKVIIKMEENLIRSQSRLKSIKLWLESHLPRQKMPADKDISSIMDIIINANGFEDAVEAVLRLKTGNGWLIKDFSNALKILRQSFLKEPFSLVLRDLPDPQSSLPQDPKKYLLSLIQIREGCLPLGKRLFGNVIVVQTLTQDLLNLHPNIIFVTPKGEILTSEGVIHKGYSQGILKEYLSQKKLYIHLQKKVGILKRHLSQVRTRFKTLKIELTQLEKLLKENEIEVEKYKKQQDGIKEEEIKQKEFLKYTFLQKEENQKRINEILKNLESIQTTIQQRERRFKKAEKSRDALEEELRRLRKEVEEIKMLKEKKTQRLNEYILQNREMESKKRFFLQERKRLIMEQENLITRQRELREELKGIENQEMMLKKEQKEKKQRVIEADKKEKELLANINALKKEIKWLSQKERAITEKISLFQSKRQELSQKINLYELEVSKLTGEINILGDRLQKEYGILFSEDGLCPPLELSVEDLEDKRIELEGKLQAMSNINLGAIEEYKEVSERYNFLKNQRKDLKSSLKDLEKAIKTIDRTSVNLFLTTLQKVNEKFCSILQFVFRGAKGEITLLEPAHPLSSGVDFKVRLPGKKVTHHLLSMGERCLISLIFLFSLYSVRPSPFCILDEVDAGLDSQNLRCFCDLLLQLKNQMQLIVITHNRMTMQIANAIIGVTMEEKGISQVFSLSLDKEVRHAQMV from the coding sequence ATGCTTGAAGAGCATAAACCTTGTGCATTCCTAAAGACTTTCAAGTTAAAAGGATTTAAATCCTTTGCCCGACTTACTACTTTGCATTTCTCTCCTGGCATTTCAGTGATTGTAGGTCCAAATGGTTGTGGAAAGAGTAATTTGGTAGATGCCCTTAAGTGGGTATTGGGAGAACAGAGTTTTAAGTCCTTGCGCAGTAAAAGCTCAGAAGACCTTATTTTTAGTGGCAGTGAAAAAGCACCTCCTTTAAATATGGCAGAAGTCTCAGTGGTCTTAGAGCAGCATAATGCTTCAGAAATAATGCTTACTAGATGTGTATTTCGCTCAGGTGAAAATAGATACCTGCTAAACAAAAAACACTGCCGCTTAAAGGATATTAAAGATGTCCTATTAAATATGGGCTTTGGTTTGAAAAATTATGCTATCGTTGACCAAGGACAAATAGCTTATCTTTTAGAAATTTCACCTTTGGAAAAACGCCGTCTGTTAGAGGAAGCAGCAGGGGTCACTAAATATCGCGAAAAAAAAGAAGAAACTTTACACAAAATACAAGAGACAAAACAAAACTTGCTGCGTATAGAAGATATCCTGGGAGAAGTGGAAAAACAGGTAAAAAAATTAAGCACCCAGTCCAAAAAAGCTAAAAAATATTTGGAGCTTAAAAAAAATTTAGAAAAAGTGCATCTTTCTCTATTACTCAAGAGTTATCAGATAAAGACAGACAATATCTGTGAGAAACAAAAACAAATTGAGGTATGGAAAAGAGAAAGGAAGGAGATAGAAAGAGAATATAAACTTCTTTTGAAACAAGCAGAGACTTTAAGGACCTCCATATCTACAGGAGAACAAACCTTAGGAAAATATGAACAGAGCTATTGGGAAATTAAAAATGAGATAAATCAGATAAAGAGTGTTTTAATTAGTTTAGACCGACAAAAAGACATTCTTAACCAGCAAAAGCAGACCATCAGAAAAAGGGAAGCGGATTTACACTTGGCCATTAATCAAATTAAGGAAAGCTGCAAAGAAATAGAAGCAGAGACAGCTACACTTGCTAATAAAATAGAGAAGACAGAGGTATTAATAAACACCATAAATAATGAGATAGCACACTTAGACCAGGAGAATAGTAAAAAGATGCCGGGGCTCAGGAGTAAAAGCAAGATTTTGGAAAGAAATAAAGCAGAAATGATTAAGTTTAAAGCAGAAATAGAACATCTTTTAGGGAGGAGGGATTCCTTAATTCAAGAAAAACAAAGAGTGGAAAAACGGCAAATGCAGTTAGAAAATGACCAAAAACAATGTCTTAAAGAATTAGAAGAAATTGAGCACAAACTAGGAGTATTAAAAAATAAAATTATTGATATTAAACAAGTTCAAGAACAGGTAGCCCAGCGATGTCAAAAAATTAGACAAAAAAAATACCAGTGGCAAAAGGTCATCATAAAGATGGAAGAAAACCTCATTCGTTCTCAATCACGATTAAAGAGCATCAAGTTATGGTTAGAAAGTCATCTGCCTAGACAAAAAATGCCTGCTGATAAAGATATTTCTTCTATTATGGACATTATTATAAATGCAAATGGTTTTGAAGATGCAGTAGAGGCCGTATTAAGATTAAAGACGGGAAATGGATGGCTCATAAAAGATTTTTCTAACGCACTCAAAATTTTAAGACAATCTTTTCTAAAAGAGCCATTTTCTTTAGTATTACGTGATTTACCAGATCCACAATCTTCTTTACCTCAAGACCCTAAGAAATATCTTTTATCTTTGATCCAAATTAGGGAAGGATGTCTCCCTTTAGGGAAAAGATTGTTTGGTAATGTGATTGTGGTCCAAACTTTAACTCAAGATTTATTAAACCTCCATCCAAACATTATATTTGTTACACCTAAGGGTGAGATTTTGACCAGTGAGGGAGTGATTCATAAAGGTTATTCTCAAGGGATACTGAAAGAATATCTATCTCAAAAAAAACTTTATATTCACCTTCAGAAAAAAGTTGGTATACTAAAAAGACATCTATCCCAGGTAAGGACTAGGTTTAAAACTTTAAAAATAGAATTAACTCAATTAGAGAAGTTATTAAAAGAGAATGAAATAGAAGTAGAGAAGTATAAAAAACAACAAGATGGAATAAAAGAAGAAGAGATCAAACAAAAGGAATTTTTAAAATACACCTTTTTACAAAAAGAAGAAAACCAAAAAAGGATAAATGAAATTCTAAAAAATTTAGAAAGTATCCAAACCACCATTCAACAGAGAGAACGGCGTTTTAAAAAAGCAGAAAAAAGTAGGGATGCTTTAGAAGAAGAACTCAGGCGTTTGAGAAAGGAGGTAGAAGAGATTAAAATGTTGAAGGAAAAAAAGACACAACGTTTAAATGAATATATTTTACAGAACAGAGAGATGGAAAGTAAAAAAAGATTCTTTCTTCAAGAGAGGAAAAGGCTAATTATGGAGCAAGAAAATTTGATTACTCGACAGAGAGAACTGAGAGAGGAGCTAAAGGGTATTGAAAATCAAGAGATGATGCTTAAGAAAGAACAAAAAGAGAAAAAACAGCGAGTTATTGAGGCTGATAAGAAAGAAAAAGAACTTTTAGCAAATATAAATGCCTTAAAAAAGGAGATAAAATGGCTTTCACAGAAAGAAAGAGCAATTACAGAAAAAATTTCTTTATTTCAGTCTAAAAGGCAAGAATTATCTCAAAAAATTAACCTTTATGAGTTAGAAGTTTCCAAGTTAACAGGAGAAATAAATATTTTAGGTGATAGGCTTCAGAAAGAATATGGGATTTTATTTTCAGAAGATGGGTTATGCCCTCCATTGGAACTGAGTGTGGAAGATTTAGAAGATAAAAGGATAGAATTAGAGGGTAAACTTCAGGCCATGTCTAACATTAACCTGGGTGCCATTGAGGAATACAAAGAAGTAAGTGAAAGATATAACTTTCTTAAAAATCAAAGGAAAGACCTAAAGAGTTCTCTCAAAGATTTAGAGAAGGCAATCAAGACCATTGATAGGACTTCCGTTAATTTATTTCTTACTACTTTGCAAAAGGTAAATGAAAAGTTTTGTTCTATTTTGCAATTTGTGTTTAGGGGAGCTAAGGGAGAAATCACTCTTTTGGAACCAGCACATCCTTTGTCTTCTGGTGTAGATTTTAAGGTACGGCTACCTGGAAAGAAGGTAACTCATCATTTGTTATCTATGGGAGAAAGATGTCTCATTTCTCTTATCTTTCTTTTCAGCCTTTATTCTGTTAGACCAAGCCCTTTTTGCATTCTGGATGAGGTTGATGCTGGATTAGATTCACAAAACTTGCGCTGTTTTTGCGATTTACTATTACAGTTGAAAAATCAGATGCAGCTAATTGTTATTACTCATAATCGTATGACTATGCAAATAGCCAATGCTATTATTGGAGTAACTATGGAAGAAAAAGGCATTTCCCAAGTCTTTTCCCTTTCTTTAGATAAGGAGGTAAGGCATGCTCAAATGGTTTAA
- the ftsY gene encoding signal recognition particle-docking protein FtsY — MLKWFKKKKEQALEKKPSRLSRLKDKLLKTRQNFSERINHLFLGKKEIDEHILEELEEILIMADLGVEATQKLIQNLTQKTSQKEINSIDQLKQDLKQEILNFLQIEAPPLDIEKAKPFVIMLVGVNGVGKTTAIAKLAKYYKDQGKRSLLIAADTFRAAAIEQLEIWAERVGAEIYKQQPGADPAAVVFDGLQVAKKQEIDIVFVDTAGRLHTKINLMEELKKIKKVIEKSIPLAPHEIWLVLDATTGQNVISQVKMFHEALGVTGLILTKLDGTAKGGIVVSTCYTFKIPLRFIGIGEHLPDLHPFDAQEFVEALL; from the coding sequence ATGCTCAAATGGTTTAAAAAGAAAAAAGAACAAGCACTTGAAAAAAAACCTAGCCGTCTTTCACGTCTTAAAGATAAACTTTTAAAAACCCGTCAGAACTTTAGTGAGCGTATCAATCATCTTTTCTTGGGGAAAAAAGAAATTGATGAACATATTCTGGAAGAGTTAGAGGAGATTTTGATTATGGCTGATTTAGGTGTAGAGGCCACACAAAAGTTAATTCAAAATTTAACCCAAAAAACTAGCCAGAAGGAAATAAATAGTATAGACCAATTAAAACAAGATTTAAAACAAGAAATTCTTAATTTTCTTCAAATAGAAGCTCCTCCTTTAGATATAGAAAAGGCAAAGCCTTTTGTAATCATGTTAGTAGGTGTGAATGGAGTTGGAAAAACCACTGCTATTGCCAAGTTAGCTAAATATTACAAAGATCAAGGTAAAAGAAGTCTTTTAATCGCAGCCGATACCTTTAGAGCAGCAGCTATTGAACAATTAGAAATTTGGGCTGAAAGAGTGGGAGCAGAGATTTATAAACAACAGCCTGGGGCTGACCCAGCAGCAGTGGTGTTTGATGGCTTGCAAGTGGCCAAAAAACAGGAAATAGATATTGTTTTTGTAGATACTGCTGGTAGGCTTCATACTAAGATAAATCTTATGGAGGAACTAAAGAAGATAAAGAAGGTAATAGAGAAAAGCATACCCTTGGCTCCACATGAAATATGGCTAGTTTTAGATGCTACTACTGGCCAAAATGTCATATCCCAAGTAAAAATGTTTCATGAGGCCCTAGGAGTTACAGGATTGATTTTAACAAAATTAGATGGCACAGCTAAAGGAGGTATTGTAGTAAGCACTTGTTACACCTTTAAAATCCCCCTCCGCTTTATTGGAATAGGAGAACACCTACCAGACTTACATCCCTTTGATGCCCAGGAGTTTGTAGAAGCTCTTCTTTAA
- a CDS encoding TusE/DsrC/DsvC family sulfur relay protein, with amino-acid sequence MPVVEYKGTKFEVDEDGFLAGGIDVWCPEWIEYIKELEGIKEVTDEHWKVIHFLQDYYKQNGIAPMIRVLCKKTGFKLKKIYELFPSGPAKGACKMAGLPKPTGCV; translated from the coding sequence ATGCCGGTAGTAGAGTACAAAGGAACGAAATTTGAAGTAGATGAGGATGGATTTTTGGCAGGTGGTATTGATGTTTGGTGCCCAGAATGGATAGAGTACATAAAGGAATTAGAAGGAATCAAAGAAGTAACTGATGAACACTGGAAAGTAATCCATTTCTTACAGGACTACTATAAACAAAATGGTATTGCTCCTATGATCAGAGTGCTTTGCAAAAAGACTGGTTTTAAACTGAAAAAGATTTATGAGCTATTTCCTTCTGGCCCAGCTAAAGGTGCTTGTAAGATGGCAGGTTTGCCTAAACCAACAGGTTGTGTATAG
- a CDS encoding RNA methyltransferase yields MYSLKLDRLHVVLVAPAIAGNIGATARILKNFNIKSLVLVNPLVSPLHPEALSRAKGAKDVLYQALVFQNLRDAIASFHYIIGTTARTRYKRPALFLREILPFLTSLSQKNEIALVFGPERTGLTNEALDLCHSIITIPTSSKHSSLNLAQAVGVVLYELYYHQIEGKVSQALPLLAKTEELEEMYKHLINSLSKIGFVLGGEKAHTYQVMKRLFGKVPLTVSDVKVIRGICHQIDWFASIKNRK; encoded by the coding sequence ATGTATTCCCTTAAGCTGGATAGGCTTCATGTAGTTTTAGTTGCTCCAGCTATTGCAGGCAATATTGGAGCAACTGCACGGATTTTAAAAAATTTTAATATTAAATCTCTTGTGTTAGTCAATCCTCTGGTTTCTCCATTACATCCTGAAGCCCTAAGCCGTGCTAAGGGAGCAAAGGATGTTCTCTACCAGGCCTTAGTTTTTCAAAATTTAAGAGATGCAATAGCTTCGTTTCACTATATTATAGGAACTACTGCTAGAACTAGATATAAAAGACCTGCACTATTTCTTAGAGAAATCCTTCCTTTTTTAACCTCTTTGTCACAGAAAAATGAAATTGCCCTGGTTTTTGGACCTGAAAGAACAGGATTAACAAACGAAGCATTGGATTTATGTCACAGTATAATAACTATTCCCACATCTTCCAAGCATTCTTCTTTGAATTTGGCACAGGCAGTAGGTGTAGTTTTATATGAATTGTATTACCATCAAATAGAAGGAAAGGTATCACAGGCCTTACCTCTTCTGGCTAAAACCGAAGAATTAGAGGAAATGTATAAACATTTGATAAATTCCCTATCTAAAATAGGCTTTGTTCTTGGAGGGGAAAAAGCCCATACTTATCAAGTCATGAAACGTCTTTTTGGTAAAGTCCCACTTACAGTGAGTGATGTGAAAGTAATTAGAGGCATCTGTCATCAAATAGATTGGTTTGCCTCAATAAAAAATAGAAAATAA
- a CDS encoding radical SAM protein — translation MTTGYIPSYIKASSTGELKQKIKLAYEILKKCTLCPRECKVNRLQGETGICKTGKLPVISSYFPHFGEETPLVGRYGSGTIFISYCNLLCIYCQNYEISHLGEGREVSLEEFAQMMLSLQYVGCHNINIVTPTHVVPQILAALEMAVEGGLNIPLVYNTSGYEKVETLRLLDGIVDIYMPDFKYWDSQVAKKYSHAPDYPEVARKALKEMHRQVGNLKLNSNGIAEKGLLVRHLVLPHGLAGTKEIMEFIANEISPNTYVNIMPQYRPCGKAYQDSLINRPITMTEYREAIRIALKAGLTRLDKRHF, via the coding sequence ATGACTACAGGATATATTCCAAGTTATATAAAAGCTAGTTCTACTGGGGAATTAAAACAAAAAATTAAATTAGCTTATGAAATATTAAAAAAATGCACTTTATGTCCGCGTGAATGTAAGGTCAATCGGTTACAAGGAGAAACAGGAATATGTAAGACAGGAAAATTGCCGGTTATCTCTAGTTATTTTCCTCATTTTGGAGAAGAAACACCTTTAGTAGGAAGATATGGTTCTGGCACCATTTTTATTTCATACTGTAATTTGCTATGTATTTATTGTCAAAATTATGAAATCAGCCATTTGGGTGAGGGTAGGGAGGTCTCTTTGGAAGAATTTGCCCAAATGATGCTTTCGCTTCAATATGTGGGTTGCCATAATATCAATATTGTCACTCCTACTCATGTAGTGCCTCAGATTTTAGCAGCTTTGGAGATGGCGGTAGAAGGTGGGTTAAATATTCCATTGGTTTATAATACCAGTGGTTATGAGAAGGTAGAAACTTTAAGGCTCTTAGACGGGATTGTGGATATTTACATGCCTGATTTTAAATATTGGGATTCACAAGTAGCAAAAAAATATTCCCATGCTCCAGATTATCCAGAAGTGGCTCGCAAGGCGTTAAAAGAAATGCATCGCCAAGTGGGGAACTTGAAACTCAATTCTAATGGAATAGCCGAAAAAGGTCTTTTAGTGCGGCATTTAGTTCTCCCTCATGGATTGGCAGGCACCAAAGAAATTATGGAATTTATTGCTAATGAAATTTCCCCTAACACTTATGTGAATATCATGCCTCAGTATAGACCATGCGGTAAGGCCTATCAGGATTCTCTTATAAATAGACCTATTACCATGACAGAATATAGAGAGGCTATAAGAATAGCTTTAAAAGCAGGTCTCACCAGATTAGATAAAAGGCATTTTTAA
- a CDS encoding PilZ domain-containing protein: MEKNNFKERRQAKRKESINLIFYMSLSPKNATEGMGKTLNLSKKGALIEIVNKIEPSTPIEMDIAIKEKIFHLKGKVVWMRQKSKDSYQVGIEFETPQDFPI, from the coding sequence ATGGAAAAGAACAATTTTAAAGAAAGAAGACAGGCTAAACGCAAAGAAAGTATAAATTTAATCTTTTATATGAGTTTATCTCCAAAGAATGCTACAGAAGGTATGGGTAAAACTTTGAATTTGAGCAAAAAGGGAGCATTAATAGAAATAGTTAATAAAATAGAACCTTCTACTCCCATTGAAATGGATATAGCAATTAAGGAAAAAATTTTTCACTTAAAAGGCAAAGTAGTTTGGATGAGACAAAAATCAAAAGATAGTTATCAGGTAGGTATTGAATTTGAAACACCCCAAGATTTTCCCATTTAA
- a CDS encoding ABC transporter permease, which produces MTRLFFLKSVFQFLKTYKKRTILSMLGVLFGIFSLVAVGNISSAMNQKVKETLDKFGPNLLIIRAGEVHVTGRGVRQFSTAQTLKLRDAIAIKQFIKGIKEIVPIVEINYPLRYKQQITTMKIVGATSNIAKVRNLKLLEGHFYGSKEEKYLSKKVVLGYEAWKTLFEGKNAFGKTILIRRVPCQVIGVLAEKGTDLAGDNLDQVVYLPLKTVLRRLLNQDYISALYLQAKEGINLEALKEEIKKLLRKQHGLTSMEKDDFSIYSLEDIAKTKQKGLDLVSVLSKMAAIISFTVGGLGIFAVMLLSVTERQREIGIRRAVGAKRIHILWQFLGEAAFISLLGGMGGIGLGLIIALIVSLVANLPIIFNVIYLILAMGISLALGIMAGSYPAFLAASSPPLKALRQ; this is translated from the coding sequence ATGACACGTCTTTTCTTTTTAAAAAGCGTATTTCAGTTTCTTAAGACCTATAAAAAACGCACTATTCTTTCCATGCTTGGGGTATTATTTGGAATTTTCTCCTTGGTTGCGGTAGGAAACATCTCTTCTGCTATGAACCAAAAGGTAAAAGAAACATTGGATAAGTTTGGCCCTAATCTCCTTATTATTCGAGCAGGAGAAGTGCATGTCACAGGAAGAGGTGTAAGACAATTCAGTACCGCGCAGACTTTAAAATTAAGGGATGCTATAGCTATCAAACAATTTATAAAAGGAATAAAAGAAATTGTACCCATTGTGGAAATTAATTACCCCTTACGTTATAAACAGCAAATTACAACCATGAAAATTGTAGGGGCCACCAGTAATATTGCCAAGGTAAGAAACCTTAAATTGTTAGAAGGACATTTTTATGGCTCAAAGGAAGAAAAATACTTAAGTAAAAAGGTAGTTTTGGGATATGAGGCATGGAAAACCTTATTTGAAGGCAAGAATGCATTTGGAAAGACAATCCTTATCCGGCGTGTACCCTGTCAAGTCATCGGGGTATTAGCAGAAAAGGGTACAGACTTGGCTGGAGATAACCTAGACCAAGTGGTTTATCTCCCTTTAAAAACAGTCCTAAGACGTCTTTTGAATCAAGATTATATTTCTGCCCTTTACTTACAGGCCAAAGAGGGTATAAACCTGGAGGCCTTGAAAGAAGAAATCAAAAAGCTGTTGCGCAAACAGCATGGACTTACCAGTATGGAAAAGGACGATTTTAGCATTTACTCGCTAGAAGATATTGCCAAAACTAAACAAAAGGGGCTTGACCTTGTTTCTGTATTAAGCAAAATGGCAGCTATTATTTCATTCACTGTTGGAGGACTGGGCATATTTGCGGTAATGCTTTTATCAGTAACCGAAAGACAGAGAGAAATTGGCATTCGCCGTGCGGTAGGAGCCAAAAGAATACATATTTTATGGCAGTTTTTAGGAGAAGCAGCATTTATTTCTCTTTTAGGAGGAATGGGGGGAATAGGTTTGGGTTTAATAATTGCTTTGATCGTGAGTTTAGTTGCTAATTTACCCATAATCTTTAATGTTATTTATCTTATTTTGGCCATGGGTATCAGTTTAGCCTTAGGGATTATGGCTGGAAGTTATCCTGCGTTCTTAGCCGCCTCTTCACCCCCCTTAAAAGCACTTAGACAATAA